A segment of the Populus nigra chromosome 12, ddPopNigr1.1, whole genome shotgun sequence genome:
TATTTGTTTAGGGATGGAGACTCAATTGGAACAGACACAATAGTTTAGGGACCATATTTTCCTTCCctgcaattttcttttcttcctacTTTTCCCGGCGTGATGGTTGGGAAGGGTTTATTTCAGAAGTTTGACATGGAACAGCAGGACACAGTGATGGCCCTGTACAAGTCactgtgtgtgtgagagagagagagaacatttACCTGGATACCTTTTAGCAAGATTAGTCTCTACATGCATGGTGGGCTTTACCCTTTGAAATAAGCTTTCCATTGACCCGTAAAAGAGAACAAcaactaaatttaatttcttcctttccttctttttttttcccccgaCAGAATAGCTGTGGTCTTAGCATGCTACCATCAAATTTCGTCCGCATTTTGAGAACCATCCTGGATGCTGAATCCAGGTCAaccttgtaaaaatatatttgagaataAACTTAGCATcctacaacttttcttttatgcTTGTATTGCGTAGAAACAGGCAAATAATTGCATTCAACGTGCAGGCATGTTCCCTTGTCATTTCATCAATGATTCAACAgttacagattttttttttttaaaaatttaatgttttgtttttcctggTATGAAACTCGAAGGGTATGACTATTCGATTCTTCACAGATATGGCCGCCTTCAAATTTTGAAAGACAATATAATAAAGCTGTGGGGAAATAAATTCAAAGTCTGTAATTTCATCAGGACATGAATTAATTTCCTTGGGTTTACAATGCGGAATATCAgaaaccaaaaactaaaaaagttttGACAGTGCCAGTACCATTTGGATAAGGAAAAGAGACCCAAAAATCGTTGTGGATACCCACAAATTGGTTGACTCGTTTATTTTTGcgttacaaaaataaaactttgtttcTACTTTTTCGTGACGGCTGCTCTTTAAGATTAACTCTGCGGAATATCACGATGATCACGGGTCACTAATTATCGGCTTTAAAAAGGGTGatcttaaaaaaacttttgacaGCTTTCAAGTTAGACACTTGCAAAGATATTGTTGATCCTGTGACTCTCTtactatattttcattaattataccTAGGACTGGCATGATGAGAGGCATTCGGAGATTAATTCTATGATCAATATACTtaaatatcaattatatatagTCTTGTCATCGATATGTTCTTAGTATTTGGAGATCTCACATTGCAAGTTGTAGACAGCTGACAACATCTCAATCTCAGTAGcagatattaaacaaaatttaatttttttttttatatgagaggAATGACAAATGGTTTCGGAATTTTGGCAAATATACAGATGGTCAGaagatgatattattttttattatcattgttttctCACCGGCCTTGAGATTTGCCTGTTGTTATCGTTTAATGATCAGCTTCAtccatttaattaatataaaaaactcttATTTGATTGCATTGGTGTgggaaatttgttttgttttcatagtcaaagcaattatttttatcttgaaggAAACTTGCAATATTCGCTAGCTGCATAACAAGGGCATCTTTTGGTGTATGCTGGGAGGGTATAGCCATTTCAAAAATCAAGTTCtttgaaaagattattaaaaaacttcTAAGTAGGAGCCATGCCTCCCTCAAAAAACTAGTCGTGCTGCACCTGTCTGTAACTCTTCATCTATAAATACCCTCAAAGTGGCCATCAACTCCATAGCTGAAACTTGAAAGTTCAGGAATCTCTTGTACTCGATAAGAAAAAATGGGAATGAAatcttcatttctactcattcTCTTCATTGTTCCGGCTGTATTAGCCGATCTAAGAGTTGGGTTTTACAAACCAACATGCCCTGACGCAGAATCTATCATTTTTCGGGCAGTGCAAAAGCGGTTCAACACAGATAAATCCGTAACCGCAGCCTTGCTTCGCATGCATTTTCATGATTGCTTCGTTAGAGTAAGATTTTCCTACTTGAAAACTACTGAGATTTATAGAGCAACAGATTAATTATTTAACTTAGTATTCTCATAAACTTTGCCTCTTCGAGGTAATAATGTTACAAATCTTAGTGCAATAAACATGTAAATGTGTGCTTAATTTGGGTTACATAGATTGATCATGCATAAAGGTAACACGAGCAACTTCTTATTGCAGGGATGTGATGCATCTATTCTTATAGATTCAACCACTCAAAACCAAGCAGAGAAAGATGCAGGACCGAACCAGACTGTCCGTGAATACGAGCTTATTGATGAGATCAAGAAAGCCTTAGAGGCTAAATGCCCTTCAAAAGTCTCATGTGCAGACATCATAACAGTTGCAACCAGAGACGCTGTAGTTCTTGCTGGAGGACCAAACTACACTGTGCCTACAGGAAGACGTGACGGGCTAGTCTCTAGAGCGGGTGATGTGAACTTGCCTGGACCACAAGTGGACGTGTCTCAAGcatttcaaattttcagagCAAAAGGTCTAACCCTTGAAGAAATGGTGATCCTTTTAGGTGCACATACTGTTGGTGTTGCACATTGTAGTTTCTTCAGTGAACGTCTTCAAAATGATCCATCAATGGATGCTAATTTAGCTGCCAACCTGAGTAATGTCTGTGCTAATCCAAATACTGATCCTACTGTATTGTTGGACCAAGGCACAGGTTTTGTGGTTGATAATGAGTTCTACAAACAGCTCCTTTTGAAGAGAGGAATAATGCATATTGACCAGGAACTTGCCATAGATAGCTCTACTTCTGGTTTCGTTTCACGTTTTGCGAGAGATGGGAATGGATTTAAGCAGAGTTTTGGAAATGCAATGGTGAAGATGGGGAGCGTTGGGGTTCTTGTTGGAAATGATGGAGAAGTGAGGAAAAATTGTAGAGTTTTCAATCCGAAAAACAAACCTACTGTCCCAAGTCCCCCAAAGAAAGACAAGGTTTCACCTCCCAGCAAAaaagccaaaaataaaaagcaaaagaaacctAAGGGTAAcgggaagaagaaaaggaacacAAGAGCACTGTAGTTGAGATTGATGTTGtgcttataattataatatattttgcaatttttctttttcaaacacTGTCGTCACAGTCATCCGAAGAAATAGCAATTTCTGTGTGTGCTTTAgacattttcttttaacttttgcaagcacttctttatttttccttgtttaaGAACAGAAAAACTTGTAACTTGCATGGGGAATATTTGTATCATTTATGCATAaactatgaaaataaaataaacaataaaatttaccCTATAATAATTCTCTCTATATTTCGTCCGTAAAATAGATCCCAACTCAACAGGACATGCATTTAGAATTTCCtagcaatttatttttacaagggAGATGGATATAGCTAGCTAGACATGTTCTCAAATTCAATGAATTCAAGATATTAGAAATAAATGTATGTGCCCAAGGTTTGTCAAACATATATTTAGCTCAAGTGTTTAAAAATTGCATTAAcaccaataataaaaataataaaaataaaaataatatcaacaaaattataaaaagaaaatttctcaTGTTATTTAAGGTCACAACTTATCAATATTGACAGATCACTAtttgaatagaaaaaacttgtaaaaacatataatataggTTAAGACGCATGCCTCTGAAAGGAAAGAATTCACAggctcaaaatatatttaaaggtTCAAAAGGCTAGGATGACTTCGGGGTGCTCCTGCAATGTGTTCAACTTATTGTCCATCACATAGCATGAACTCTTGTTTTTTATACACGCTCCTTGATGCTCGACTTTCATTTCcacttgttataaaaaaaattgccttACCCATTACCATAAACTAATGGGACAtgcttttatctttgatcttccattatattttttttttgtttttttttatcactttgattttatttttttaattttgatgtgaCCTTTACAATTTTGATTTATGGTGGCAAGGTGGGCTTTTCTAGATATGTTACGGGTGAAATGTTGTTAGTTTGAAATTTTACTTTGGGTTttgttaatctttttattactttGATTTGCTCCTAGTGTGTGTGTTTGTACATCATGTTTTGAATCATGATTGCTAACCTAtacattttttaatagattttccAATATCCCATTTGCTACGATGGTGGAATGAGATGTAAAATGTTACTTGTAAGCAAACATCAAGTTATTTATTGAAATCAATAAACAATTAAGTTTTTGTTAAGGAAATGCCACACATGCATTTATCAGGAAGaattttcataaatccaagCAAGTTTGCCATAAAGTTATTATGGTAATGCCTATTAGCTAATCAACCATATTAATATGAGATCACAAAATGTGTGATTGTGAGGATTTATTTGTAGCTTTTGAAAATATACACAAAAAATAGATAGTTGtgataatagaaacaaaaacaaggtGTATGCAAAGCGATATTTggcttgaatttttatttttattgctttggATGAAATTAACATATTTGTGCATAACACTTCTCTACAACATCGAAGTTTACATGTCTGGGAGATCATACCCATCCATAATAGATAAAATGAGTATTGTACCTGAAAAATCCTTCTTGATCATATAAGGATCTTCATAGTTGGATGCctgttttcttttatcttcCCCTAGTATTGGAAAAATCTTCTTAACACTAAGTTACTTTCTCTAAATTCTCTAGGGTGAGCTTGCTTATCATATGACTTTGCCATCCTCTTTTGGAATAGTTAACTATAGAAAATAATGACTAATATCTTTTCACAGTCAATTTTGGCCACGAAAGCTGAATTAATTTGCTTGAACCTCTATGTAAACTTTGTGATAAATTAAGTATATATCaaccaaattaaataattatttaaaagtaaattctTGTGGATGGTGGTGAAAAATCCACAGTATATCAGTGTAGAACTCTACATAAAGTAATGGATGAAACTATGCATAAAAAATGTTGGTTGTCAATGTAAACCCACGTTTAATTTCATAATCTTTAATAGAAAATGgtgaaaattctaatttttttttattatgactagaggtaaaaaaaaattaaaatatgctaTACTATAACtagaagaaataataaaaaggttCGATGGGCTTTTTGATAATTACATGAAAAACTCCTCCCTCCTTTAAAGTTAAACCTGCCGACTATAGAAGCTGTTTTTTGGATTGTGGAGTTTTaaattctctcttctcttcttttttcttttgatcaaAGTTGATGGAGGTTAAGGGCATGTGAGTTCTATCCAAATCACCAAGCAAACACACTAAACCTAGTGAGAGATAGAGTTTAGAAGTTGAGAAAATAAGAGAAACAAATGGCTTTcagtgagagagaaagagaattgGTGGATAAATTGTGTTGGAACTTCCTAAAGTGAGTTCATATATTAAGGGTAAGATAGTTGTTTTGTTGAGTTTATGCAAATTGTTGGGGAAATATTTGTCTTGATGAATTATTAGTTGCTTGGTATGGAAATGGTATGAATGACAACAAATTTAAggataaattgaataaaaaaccatGGGTTGCAAAGGGTGAGTGACTGACCATATAGATATTATATTTAAGGGACAAGGGAATTTGTGTTGTATAAAATGTTTGTGTTAGTTGAGATGTGAAAGgttaattgataattataaaagtaaaaaatagttaatatcTATACGACTTGTATGTTAACCTATGTTTAGGAAGGTATAAAAAGGAAAACCTAATAAATTGATGTTGTTGAAATGTTACATTGATTGAAATGAGGTTGGTTggtggttgaaattaaggtgTATGAAACAATTAAAGAAGTTTGGTCATGcacgtatttttttaaattatggtcGAATTGACATGAGAAAATAGGAGAAAAATTCTAATACTTTAAGCATGAAATTGTGATTTGTGAGTGTTGTGataattataatatgttttttaatgagattgacctaaaaaaattagcacTTGGTTGTTAGTGGTTAAAGATGAAGAGTTTGAAAAATGAGAAATTGGAGAAAATGGTGATAATCAATATTAtgtgttgttttaaatttaaaatagatagactaaattgatataattaagGAAAAGTGAGGTCTAAattatggaaaataatttttgtttcaaatcaaTCATAAGAGGAAATTCTTGGTAatgattatgaaaattaaaaactgaaaaaaaaaattaagcatggTGTGAATTAGAGATGTGAATGAGTACACGTATATGTAATTGATGAATTTCATAATTGGTCATTAATTCAATAgttagaataaaaatttaagaatttatgtAAGTTTGAAATCTAGTTGAAAACATGGAAATCAAATAATGATGTATTATGACATAAAATGAgcttatttgaataattaagaaattaagaaacaagGTAGCATGATTATGAAATTTAGTACAAGATATGGTGATAATAAAGATGATTGATTATGTTTGATTGAACTCAAATAGTTTGGGGACATGTCCGAAGAGAGACttgcttttaaatttatgtattGGAGGCTTTAGGTAAGGATTCAACCCTTATCTTAGGAATTAATTTAGTTAGTGTTGTCTATTAAATTACATGCAatttataacaaataaattttctttcaaggagaaagttataaagaaaatatatatgctttCAGGGCAGGATATGAAAATTGTAAATATGACTTTCTTTAGGGGTAGGATAAGAAAAATACACATGCCTTCAGAGTAGAATATGAAAATAGTATATATATGACATGCCTTCTGGacataatacacacacacacacacctacAAGGTAGGATAAAAgttataagaaatatatatctttCTTATAACTTTTATCATGCCTCATAGGGGTGTGTGTATATGTACACGCACGCGTGTATGAGGCAGATTAAATGATAATAGCAGTAATTGAATCTTTAGGATGGAAAtgtaataaattgaaaaagatgTCTTTGGACAAGATTGATGTCTTTAGGATGGAAAtgtaataaatttgttatttttatccttagcccttttgtaaaatttttatttcttttcaatttagtccttcaatttcaatttttcatttttttaaatttgatccttgttctttgaatttgtatgttttttcttagccattttataaaagtttttttggttttgaacttCACCCTTCAATCCTAGTTTACggtgtattattgttattttcaattttttcctcattattttaattttccccCTTTTGTTggcgttattttttttttttcaatttaacactCTAACTTTTCTTTTAGTCACCCTTTGATTTTTaccctcaatattttaattacaatttttattttagatccttttatgttgttgaattttttttttgcatgtttctttctttagtGTTAAATGTGTTGGGGATTACGCTTCACCATTTTTCCATGTATAATGCTTCTGATTTTATGATCTAAGTCACTGGTCTTAATGCAAGtcaccattttctttttcaattttatcttttgacattagtttttttttttttgttaaataggATATGATAATGGCTCCTTTATTCCTAAGTCAAGTTCTCAAAATAAGTGATAGCTTATACACCACCTACATAACAAAGCACACAATAAATGCTTATTCACCAATTCAAATACTCGATAGTTAAAGTTTAAGGATAGTAGTTGAAAATGGGTTATCTAATGTCTGCATTATCAGCTACAAACTCATTCACATTAGTGTTAACTCACCTAATAATCTTCTTAACATTCAATTCTCTTCACTCAGGCCCATTTTGAACTTCACCATGATCATTAACACATTGCCTCTCAAACCTATCTCTAAATTTATTGGCCATCCAATCCATCTGCTGATTTATAATGCATAACTAAgttataatttcattatctcctttttttggtgttatATTGTTGCTTGCCTCCGACATCTTCGAATATGAAAATTGATTAGTtgacaagaaatatatatttctcacCCACTCCCTCACGTGTATACACTCATTGTATATTGTTTTTAAGAGTATAAATATATCAATCTTCACTAACAACCAtattcaaaacccaaaaaataaagtaatcaaTCTTAACCTTTGTATATTGTCTTTAGCTACTCTTCTTCTCCTATCAaccttttatttaaaacaaaccaCGACAACATTGATCAAGCATCTCAATAATTTCACTAACATcaacctataaaaaaacaaattagaaaaagaatgtAATGAAATTTATCACCACCTTCACACATTGTCCTCTTGTAAACAAACTCATAGTCCTCTTGTTAAATATCATTCAAGAATCTAAAAGAACAAACTTAACCACAATTATCATCATAATAAACATAATCATTGTAAACCAACtattaataaagtaaaaatagttaaaatccCAAAATTtaagttctaaaaaaaaaccttagaaaTTTACTTCAAAGCTACTTCACCTAAATTGGAGGAGACCAGGTTGTCCCTTGTTGGAGGTGGGCTAGGTTTCGAGTTGGGTGTTGTTGGTGGCTTATTTTTGAGTTGTTACATGGTAGTTCATTTTGCGTGTTGTTGAAGGATGATTTAATGGGATGTCATCGTTGACTCTTTTCCTATCCTGGcatattcttttttaagaaagaaaaaaaaaagagtaaagggATGATGAAACTAGACGAAAGAAGCGAGGAATCTCAGATAAAACACTTTGATTTCTTCTTCGActctatcattttctttataggaaaatcaatgacaatgaaaaggagaagaaaaagtaAACCAAAGGCCAgaaataagaaaacataaatgGTTGCAACTTTTTCATGTCTTAGTAAACTAAgacaaaaagtaattaaaatgcaaGGGCCAAACCTTGTTTACTATTAAAGTACATAATGGAATGTGAGAAGGTCTACAATACCATCCACATTAGAGTCGCCctaagatttagttttttttttagttttaatttataatttgtaattttggTTTACTGTTGGCAAAAATTCAATTCTAGCATGATTTTAGAAATACTTATGCATTTTActcttttcctttcattttctcatGAAGTCTAGCTTAATCATAGATATAGCCTTGTAATAGATTTTAggcaaataatttttaaaaagtaaaataactaGGATTTGAGTTTTTCCTCATGTCCAATGAGctctttatatttatcttttcggCTTAATTAAGTTAGTTGGtgatttttcttccttcttgaATCACTTTCTTCTAATCATAACAGTAGTTATCGCTACTGTGGTTATTATTTCTACTTAAGgcttgtttgggagtgtggtagAGGTTACTTTGCAAAGTGTTTTTTgattggaaatgcatcaaaatgatattttatttattttttaaaatttatttttgacatcagcatatcaaaatgatctaaaatcaccaaaaaattaatttgaagctaagaaaataaaattgtttaaaagTATGGTTGGATCGCAATGCTAAACGGGGCCTAATACCACTGTAGTTAAGCCTGCTTCTTTGATTACCATTATCATACCACTAATACTATtactatataattattatttaatactcaaagttttaataattttgtaggctagtcatttaaaattttaaaattatgctaGTCTCTTGACTATATTAGTTaactgtttttttatgttttcaaaattaattgcttttttaaaatgctcttttgattttatttgtgataTGGGATATTAAAAATTTGACTAGAAAAGAAGGGTGTTTTGAACAcagataaattattcaaaatactaAGATAGCATTTGGTTACTGTCTCTGAACATAACATATGGAGAGTGAGGAGCCAAAAGAGACAATGCAATAAACAAAAGATAGACATAATTATGTTTAGTTATGGTggacaaaacaaaataacatatgAAAAAGTCTAATTTACTCTTAATATGAATTACTAtcaacttatatatttttaaaaataattagatattttttttactttaatttatattgagtgttgaaattatTAATGTTATAATAACTCTATTTATAAAACCCAAATTCATATGGTAGGTCAACTTGGGACCTGAACCGGTCcgagtttaaaaacaaatagagaaaGGATTGATTTGAACTAATCCGATTAAAAACCCGAGATAAAACACGAGTCAAAAAcctgttgattattttttaaaaagtatttttggtcaaaacaaggt
Coding sequences within it:
- the LOC133670256 gene encoding peroxidase 44-like yields the protein MGMKSSFLLILFIVPAVLADLRVGFYKPTCPDAESIIFRAVQKRFNTDKSVTAALLRMHFHDCFVRGCDASILIDSTTQNQAEKDAGPNQTVREYELIDEIKKALEAKCPSKVSCADIITVATRDAVVLAGGPNYTVPTGRRDGLVSRAGDVNLPGPQVDVSQAFQIFRAKGLTLEEMVILLGAHTVGVAHCSFFSERLQNDPSMDANLAANLSNVCANPNTDPTVLLDQGTGFVVDNEFYKQLLLKRGIMHIDQELAIDSSTSGFVSRFARDGNGFKQSFGNAMVKMGSVGVLVGNDGEVRKNCRVFNPKNKPTVPSPPKKDKVSPPSKKAKNKKQKKPKGNGKKKRNTRAL